The stretch of DNA GTGCTGTTGTTCCATGGGCCAAAGCTGGTGTAGGAGCGGTTGCTACACAATCCTATGCAAATACGACTTATGGACCAAAAGGGCTAGAACTTATGGAGCAAGGAATATCAGCAGAAGAAACGATTAAGCTCCTGACAAACGAGGATGAAGGAAAAGAATATCGCCAAGTTGGTATTGTCGATAGCAAAGGTAATGCCGCAACATTCACTGGAAAAGACTGTTATGACTGGGCAGGAGGAATTGCCGAAGAAAACTTCGCAGCGCAAGGGAACATCCTTGTAAGCGAAGAAACAGTCCAAGCAATGGCAGACACCTTTAAAAACACGGAGGGAACTCTTGCAGAACGCCTCCTAGCAGCTTTAGACGCAGGGCAGGAGGCTGGCGGAGATAGTCGGGGTAAACAGTCTGCCTCATTGCTTATCGTTAAAGAAGCGGGTGGTTATGGTGGTTACAATGACCGGGCAATTGATTTACGTGTTGACGACCATCCCGAGCCAATCAAAGAATTGATCCGTCTCCACTCGTTGCATCAGCTTTATTTTGCAAAAACAAAGCCAGAAAACATTTTAAGTATTAAAGGACTCGTTCGCAATGAACTTATCGAGCAGCTGCACCGCCACCAATATTTGAGTGAATCGAACCCAACCGATGAAGCGTTGCAACAAGCACTTCGCACTTACATTCATACGGAAAACTTTGAAGA from Lottiidibacillus patelloidae encodes:
- a CDS encoding DUF1028 domain-containing protein → MTFSIVGFDPNTKELGIAVQSKFIGVGAVVPWAKAGVGAVATQSYANTTYGPKGLELMEQGISAEETIKLLTNEDEGKEYRQVGIVDSKGNAATFTGKDCYDWAGGIAEENFAAQGNILVSEETVQAMADTFKNTEGTLAERLLAALDAGQEAGGDSRGKQSASLLIVKEAGGYGGYNDRAIDLRVDDHPEPIKELIRLHSLHQLYFAKTKPENILSIKGLVRNELIEQLHRHQYLSESNPTDEALQQALRTYIHTENFEERELEQGKIDKEILTYMQMKQA